In Vitis vinifera cultivar Pinot Noir 40024 chromosome 4, ASM3070453v1, the genomic window AGTTCACTTCTGCTTCGTCCAATCTCGATGCCATCCCCTACGCGATGTCGCTTGTTTTCTCAGTGGAAGATGCCCGTGTCTATGACGCCTTCCTTTTCAGTACTATCATTAGAGCTTACGCTGAAAGTAGTCAATCCAAGCACAAtgctatattttattataaccTCATGCTTGGATATGGGATTTCGCCCAATAAATATGCGTTTCCCTTCGTTCTAAAGGCCTGCGCAGGTCTTAGGGACTTGAATTTGGGTAAGGCGGTTCATGGTTCATTGGTAAAATTTGGGTTTGATGATGATATTTTTGTGCAGAACACTATGGTTCACATGTATTGCTGCTGTTCCGGAGGGATGGAGTTTGCTAGGAAGTTGTTCGATGAAATGCCAAAGTTGGACCCGGTTACGTGGACTGCAATGATTGGCGGGTACGCACGTTTGGGCCAGTCTGCTGGTGCTGTTGGGCTGTTTAGGAAGATGCAGATTGCAGGTGTTTGCCCAGATGATGTTACCATGGTTTCCGTTCTGTCTGCTTGTACTGATTTAGGTGCCCTTGAGCTTGGAAAATGGATTGAGTCTTATATCGAGAAGGAAAGGGTTTTAAAAACTGTAGAGCTCTCTAATGCCCTCGTAGACATGTTTGCAAAGTGTGGGGATGTTGATAAAGCATTGGGGTTATTTAGAAACATGAGCAAGAGAACAATTGTTTCTTGGACTTCTGTCATCGTTGGCCTGGCTATGCATGGTCGAGGATTGGAGGCCGTTTCTTTATTTGAGGAGATGAAAGCATCTGGGATGGTCCCAGAAGATATTGCATTTATTGGGTTGCTCTCAGCTTGTAGTCACTCAGGTTTAGTTGAAAGGGGCAGGCAATACTTTAGTGAAATGACTAGGCAATTTGGCATTGTACCTAAGATAGAGCACTATGGATGCATGGTGGATTTGTTAAGCAGGGCTGGACTTGTCACTGAGGCACTAGAGTTTGTTGAAAGAATGCCCATTGAGCCAAACCCAATAATCTGGCGAACTCTGATTAGTGCTTGCCGCGTCCATGGTGAGCTCAAGCTTGGGGAAAGCATCAGTAAACAGTTAATCAGAAATGAACCCATGCATGAGTCAAACTATGTGTTACTTTCCAATATCTATGGAAAAATGTTAGATTGGGAGAAGAAATCCAAGATTAGAGTTGCTATGGGGAAGAAAGGGATCCAAAAGGTCCCAGGAAGCACCATGATTGAACTAGACAATGAAATTCATGAATTTATTGTAGGAGATAGATCACATAATcaatataatgaaattattaagaTGGTGAATGAGATGGGGAGGGAAATGAAGAGGGCTGGATATGCTCCTACTACAACAGAGGTGTTTCTTGATATtgatgaagaagataaagaagaTGCTTTAAGTAGACATAGCGAAAAGCTGGCTATTGCTTTTGCACTTCTGAACACACCACCAGGATCTCCTATTCGGATTACAAAGAATTTGCGGGTTTGTGGTGATTGTCACTCTGCTTCTAAGTTCATCTCCAAGATTTATAATCGAGAAATTGTGATGAGAGACAGGAGCCGGTTTCACCATTTCAGAGATGGGCAATGTTCATGTGGAGATTTCTGGTGATAAATGAACATCAGTTTTGCGCTTGAGCAACATTCTCTATGAACCCATGTTGTATTGATCAGATAGGATCTAGAGGCTATTACAGAGCAAGGGATTGTGTGCCAGATATCCCTGATGATTATTCAGCAGGTAGTATGGTGGTGTCAAAATTATGGACAAGATGGTGTGATCAAGCAATGGGACAATTCTGTTGCAGTGAAGTTTGATGCAAGCTAATACATAAGGATTTCCAGCAAATGGGTCACATTTTGGAAGAATCTTACAGAATATGCAATTCAAGGTTGGATGGGGTTCTCCTGTATTTATATTCAATAATCACTGTAATGCTTCTACCGTCACTTACCTTATTTTCAGAGGTCTGGTTGAGGCATACTGTGATCAGGTACTGGAATATCCTGAAAGATGTTTTCATGGCTGCACCAGGTTTGTCCAGGAACAGGATCAAAGCTTACTATTAACAATCTATGTACATGTTACAAAGCAattcatccaaatttttttacgatccaaaaattcatttatgaattgaagcCTTTGATGCAAATGACTTTAATCATCAAAGTTTCAAGAGTAGTGTATTCTGCTTGAATTTGCATTGGAGAAATGGAGTTGGCCTTTACAGCTGAGTTGATCAATATGAACTGATTTGGCAATAGGAGTTAGTgaccaatcaatgaaatttaAACCTGCAAGTGAATGAAAAACCCAGGAATCATATCTAATTCACACAGACCAATTGTGAGTTAAGCTATATATTACTAAGTATAGGCCATTCATGCATCAATATGATGCACACTCAAACATAAGCATGGTTGCAGGCTCCAACATAACCTTGCATGAGAGAGCATGATCATCCTACAGGTACACACTCACCCTGAATATACTACTTACTTTTATATGAAGTCCATTTCCAAATCCTCAGGTCATGTCCTTCTCTTTCCTTGGAGGAGCTAGATTTGTCAATCATCTCTAcatatcaaattttcaattccCTTGGTCAAAATAATTTGCTCTATAAATCGTATTTCAGCATGTCATATGGGTGTTTCATAGGCATTATTCCACAATGATTAGATACTTCTTTGATCAATCATTAATTTTTGCATGTGGAAACTGATTTCTTCTGGCAAGCACCCAGCATGTTCTAGAACTGTAACAGTATcagttttgatattttttcttctcccttcTTTCTGGGGATAGGGGCCCAGGGCACAGGTGTGTGGTTTCTGAATATTGGTTTTGATAATGTTCATACAAGGAAAAACAGAAGGGCCACTGCTATATCCAAAAGTATATATTCCAGTGATAATGCATGTTCAatattcctattttttttttttcttaccttcCATTCCAATGACTCTCCATGACATTTAACTGCCTTGTGTTTTGCTACACAACATGGAGTGGGATGAATAGGGAAACGTAAAAGATGAAaactagataaataaaaatccttCTAAATGACTAAAACCTTTAATTTTGCAACACAAGAAACATCTCAAATGATGCCAAAACAATCTAATTTGTCACAAATTGTGGTGGAGGTCAATGCCAGGACCTGCATATAAGAGAACGTCCTAAGACGTTTAACTTTGCCAGTGCAAGTATAGCAAAGGGAAGATCCTTAGTTCCATACCTTAATTTCTAGTGTTTCTCATGCTCTTTTCCTATTAATTTTGATGCTATGGTTTGTTTCCTTTCCTTCctagttttcaattttattttttttttcagttgaaGACGTTTTTGAAAGCTTTACCATGAAAGCTTTTACTCATTATCGACAAACAAATATTGACTTTATTTTTGCTATAAGGATAGAAAGATGATTTGGTCTATCACTGACATCATAGATTCCAATGGATTCCCTGCTGACAAATCCTAAACTAGTGGTTGGGTATCTGCTGCCCTTATTTTAGGTACACAATTTTGACTCTTTTGTTGCTTCATAATCTATGCTCCATTTTCATGAATCGTAACACTTATTTTGATAGTAATCTATGCTCCATTTCATATCAAGTATGCAAAAGAATTCCCGAGATGACTCATTTTAATCAGGTATTGTCTTGAGTATTCTATCAATTCAACACCAGAGGTTATGAAATATTGGTTTTAGTATTCTTTTCAGTCATGACTTTTTACCTTAATGGAGATTGCACTTCAAATCCAATTCTTCCTGTTACTCTTGTTAATAACGTTTGTTTTCCATGAGATAGTTGTAGGTACAAACTGCTATCCAGGGTCACTAAGGACCTGGATAACATATaagctctctttctctctc contains:
- the LOC100255899 gene encoding pentatricopeptide repeat-containing protein At4g21065-like translates to MQMPPSGQEESRCAFSKMRFSYLKPRLLHSINTSKLKTTTLHHQSNMNHRAVEQPCLDILQACNTLPKLAQLHTHIIKLGFQNNPLVLTKFTSASSNLDAIPYAMSLVFSVEDARVYDAFLFSTIIRAYAESSQSKHNAIFYYNLMLGYGISPNKYAFPFVLKACAGLRDLNLGKAVHGSLVKFGFDDDIFVQNTMVHMYCCCSGGMEFARKLFDEMPKLDPVTWTAMIGGYARLGQSAGAVGLFRKMQIAGVCPDDVTMVSVLSACTDLGALELGKWIESYIEKERVLKTVELSNALVDMFAKCGDVDKALGLFRNMSKRTIVSWTSVIVGLAMHGRGLEAVSLFEEMKASGMVPEDIAFIGLLSACSHSGLVERGRQYFSEMTRQFGIVPKIEHYGCMVDLLSRAGLVTEALEFVERMPIEPNPIIWRTLISACRVHGELKLGESISKQLIRNEPMHESNYVLLSNIYGKMLDWEKKSKIRVAMGKKGIQKVPGSTMIELDNEIHEFIVGDRSHNQYNEIIKMVNEMGREMKRAGYAPTTTEVFLDIDEEDKEDALSRHSEKLAIAFALLNTPPGSPIRITKNLRVCGDCHSASKFISKIYNREIVMRDRSRFHHFRDGQCSCGDFW